The genomic segment TTCTTCTCCATGGTAGATGAAGctattttaaattctatttaatAATAGAGTTTTTAAACCTTTCTGTGATGagtttttcccttccctcaagACATTGCTGAATTCTGGATGCAGAAACCTCCACACTCATTTGCTCAGTGATCTGAATCTCAACCAGAGGTGATAATCTAAAATCCCAAAGCACTTAAGATACATTATTGTGTTTGTaccttatttttttctattaccACTGACCAGGGGATATTTTGAGGCAAATTGCCCAAGACTGTACCAAAGTTTCCATCATACCCATTTTGAATTTCCATTCCTTCAGCAGGGCCAGGTTTCCACCACAATGAAAATATGAAGAACCCCAGTTCAGTGAGCCTTTGGTGGGCAGTTGCCTAATTAGCAGTGTGAAATTTGGGTGAAGATTTTGGGAATTCAgtcctttttcccctctgcagccGACTCAAGATGACGACGGCCACGCCGCTGACCAATAACACTCAGCTCTCAGTGAATGTGACCACAAAGTCCCAAGAACACAATCTCTATCAAAGTAAGGCAAGGACTGGGGTGGTGGCTCTTTTTGGTTTTAAGTGGACTTTGAACTTATCAAACTTCAAACACTACAGTGACAACTTTGCAAatatggctttttttcctttcctgcttctCTCCCAGGCTCTGGAGCAATAGTTGCTGCCATCGTGGTGGGGGTGATTGTTATTTTCACAGTGGTTCTGCTCATCCTGAAAACATACAACAGGTACGTGACCAAGCCAAAGCAGCATGAACCAAAGTCCCTGCTCGCAGCTCACAGAGCATTTCAGGGCTTGCTGCTGAAAATTTCCAGGAGAATCTAAGCACTGAAGTGCTGATTGCAGTGAATCTCACTGTCAGGGCTCTGTGGCTGGATCTTAGGAAGCACAAAGAGCTCCCTGATGGGGGCTGCATGGTGAGAGCTGTTTTTAGGGATTCCTGGTGGTGCAGGGAAGGTGTGAGCGTGCACCCAGGCTGCCACAGGGAGAGCTTGATTCCTCACTTCTCAGAGCTCACATGCTCTGGGAGACTTTTGGTACCTTTGGGATAAATCCTGGCTCGGTGTGACTGTGTTGTGTGGGAACCTCCCCAAAACTTCCCCTGGGAGaggagagcccagcccaggagccaaTTCCCCTTTTACCTTTGCCAGGCGCATGCGAGTGCGGCGGGAGCTGGAACCCAAGGGCTCcaagctggcagtgccacctcctgtggggcacagcagccacagcctggcccagcagccCTCGGTGACCTTCATCCCCGTGGACATCCACCTGCAGAGCAGGTAAccaggagctccctgccagAGAAGAGATGGAATTGTTACCCCATGGAGCTGGgactgccctgggagcagcagccagctggtgTTCCCTCTGTGAAGTGACACAAACCCTGGTTCCCAGCTTTGGGAGGAAAAACCAGAGGTCTGGACACTTCTGCTGTGACTGAAATGACAGCTGGAGGTCTAGGATGGCAGTGAGGCCTCCTCTGGGTCTGGATAAACcaggaagagaagatgcccaggtgttgtggaacttttgctCCCTCAGAGACTCTGCACCCTCTGTGTTCTGCTGAGGAACTGGAGGGAAAGTCTGGACAtgccccaaacccagctgggaCCTGAGTTTGTTACGAGTTACATGAAAGGGGTTTGTGGATTATTTTATACCTGATGGGTAGTACAGGAGGTATCAAAATTGTATTTATCTTTGCTCATATTTCATGTTTCTAATCTCAAATATGTACAGGTTCttattttcaagtattttaaCTGTTTCTATAAACTCTGTAACTCTCCATTTCTGAAGGAACTCGGTGTCTGAGGGGTTTCACTCTCCATCCACGTtcatggctggagctgtgttaGAATGCTCAGTCTAACACAAAATCTGAGTTCTTTAACTGACAAAAATAAGCATGGAAATAGAAAAACCAGCTTGGACAGAGCAGGGGAGGCTCAGTGCAGCCCCAGTTGCCACTCACCCTGCAAGGCTTTGTTCCCTGGTGCAGCCCAACTATTTTTAGCCATTTTTTATTCTCAAACCAACCCCAAGTGAGGCTGTTCTGTGAGTGTGAGGGCTGTGGGTGTGCAGATCGGCACAAAGGAATTCCCAGGGACACTCAGAGCCCACGGGCTGGGAACACAGAGCACCATTGTCACACACTCACTGCCAGATTGTCTGAGATTTTATAGTTTGTACTTTTTTCCAATAAGCTTGGATCTCTTGAGCAGGTCAGTTTAACTAGCTGGTAAGTTTTATTGTGCAGAAACTAAATTCAATTACTTTGCCATATTCTTTTTTGGCTGAAACTGGAGCACGGTTTGGATTCCAAACCAAATATTGAGACAGCTGTTTGTGAAGTTTCTGAATCTCCTTGTGAATATTTCTCCTGTCCAGGTTCTTTACCTTATTTTTTGTGGCAGGGAGAATTGATTTAAGAATTCAAAAGGGACAGCAGATGCACATCTaattctttttccaaaaaagTATAAAGGagctggttttttgtttctatCTCTGGATGTTCTCTGAGCAGTTCCATGGGATCAAAATCAAGATTTTTGGGGAAGATAAGCCCATCTTtactgttgttgtttttaacaTCCCTAGCCAGACCTACTTGTAGTAAACAAACATTTTGTTTACTTTCCATTTGCTTTGTTTAAAGCCAGCACAGTTCACaagcagagaaagcagaacTATTGCAAGCAGCTCCAGTTTCACAGGGTTACTATTGCTGGCAGCAGAACTGGCTGCTAGGGCCACACCAGCATTGCTCCAGCTGAAAAATTCAAATACCACTAAAATCTGCATCCCATTGGCACCTCCTGGGAGGCCCCACAACCCCTCCTGGCAGCCAAAcccagagcagtgctgagcaaGCAAAACACCTTCCCAAGGAACAaaaatccctgctctgtgccatttGCTGTGCATTCCAGCTTTCCAGGAACAATCCCAcactctccctgccctgggaacaTCAGGgctgatccagcctgtcctgatTTGGCCCCCAGGTTCCACTTCCAAGCTCACAGATTTTGGGAGTGCTCCCCCTCAGCTGGCCCTGCCTTGCAAGAATCAACTGTTGGTTTTTCCCTCCTGAAAGTTCTACAGGATCTTCAGCAGGTCAGATCCTCCAGCTGGAATTTCACTGATTCAGATACTCTggtaaaatgtttaatttttcactGCTGGGTGAGTCCTGACCCCAAAACTCAGCTCTCCCCCCAATTTCCATCCTCCTTGTCCCAGCAGAGAGCATGGAGCTCCACCTAGTGTCCTCCTGCCTTCCCACGGGCTCTAAATCCTGTTCCTCAACAGAAACATAAAGCAATTCCAGCTTCAGCTGTCGCCTTTACTAAGCTCCCTCATccacagtgccagggctgtggagcAGCCGAGTCAAGCACTGTCCGAAGTTTGGCCATGCAAGACTTAGATCATTACAAGTCTAAGcagataaaatattattatttcccTTGAGTTTTATTCTTGAGCCCCATAAGCAATTTATTTCCCAAGAATGTGTCTGTAATTCAGCCCAGAAGGAGCCACAGAGAGCAGTGACCCACACCAGTCACACCAGTTTGTCCGGAGTGGGATGGGCTGGAGAGCTCATGGCTTCTCCTCAGGACCAGaaaggcagggagctgctgagggggtCCAGtggaggccacaaagatgaatcggggtctggagcatctccctGATGAGGAGAGACTGCAGGAGGTGGGCCTGGTTATTCTGGAGGAGGGAAGGCTGAGGAGACCCCATAAACCCATAACATATCCCCAAGGGCTCTTAGAGGATGGTACCAGGCTCTGTTCAGGGACAGGACGAGAAGCAATGgccataaaataaaacataacgAGTTCCACCTCAAcgtgaggaagaacttcttgccatgagggtggcagagccctggaagagctgcccagggagggctggagtCTCCCTCTGTGGGGACATCCCCAACCCACCTGGacgtgtccctgtgccacctgctgaccctgcctgggcaggggctgggctgggccatcGCCAGAGGCCCCCTCCAACCCCAACTCTTCTGTGATCTCTTCAGAGCCCTGCCTTGCGCCCAGTGACCTCTGTTATTCcgggaaggagcagaggggcgTTGCTGAGGGGTCGCTGCCGGGGGCTGAGGCGGCTGCGCCCTCACGatccggcccggccccgccgccaccCCTGAGGGAGCCGCGGCCGTGAGGGCACCGGAGATGTCTCGCGAGACACCGACATCAGCAACAGCTGCGGGGGCCAACATCTCGCGAGAGCGTGACTCACCGTCGCGCTCCCCACGCGCGAGCGCGCCGGAGCAGCCGCGCTCTCTCATTGGCCCGGCTCCCGCGCGCGCGCCGGCGCTCCGCCAATCAGCAGGCTGCGCGGGGAAACCCTGCGCTGCGCGTGCCTGGCTCCGCCCACCCCCTCGCGCCTTCCCTCCCGCCTTCCCTCCCTCCGCCCCCCCACACCCCCGGCACGGCTGAGGGGGCGCGCGGTGCACGCCGGGACGGCAGCGCGCGCCGCGGCCGGGAGGAGGCGGAGGAGCCAAGATGGACGCCGGGTTCTTCCGCGTAAGTGCCGGCCCGGGGGGCCCCGAGGGCGGacgggcggcgcggcggcccCGCCGGGGCACGGGGgcaccgcccggccccgccgcaggCCCGCGCTGGAGCCGCGCTGCCCCGCGCGGCGCCGCCGTgcccccccgcccccgccctGCGCAAGCTCCTCGCCGCGGAGAAAATGGCGGCGGGAAGAGGCCGCGGCGGCGCGGCCCGGGCGGCAGCGCGGGGATCGAGCGGCTCCGGGCCGGACTCCGCACGGGGGGAGCTCCGCGGGCGCCCCCGGGGCTGcgctccctgcccaggctcctcaCGGGGTTCCTcacggccccggccccggcggtCCCGACCCACGCGGGGCCGTGTCACCGCTGCGGCCCCCCAGGCGCGGGGGGACAGCGGCCGAAGGGCTCTGAGGGGCCAGCCCGGGTTTGAGCTGTCCATGCTCTATAGGGGCCACGGtcaaagcaaataaacaacccTGCCCCGGTGtttattgagattttttttagaGGTTTTAAAGGGTATTCATAGCAAAAAGAAGTGGGGCTGTATTCGTACGttggtattttgtttttaatcctTGAGTTTCTTCTCTAGTCTTAAAGCTGTGCTGCATTTTCTGCAGAGACCGTGAAACCTACGCAGAGTCTATTTCTTTTCGTCCTTTTCCTCCATTAATTGAAATTACCTTTTCTGGGGGGTTTCCGTGATAATTTTTCAGAACCAATCTAAATTTCAAGGTTCATTCATTTGTTCAGCccatattattttaatttcctgcaGCTAGGgtgcttttaaaatacagcagCACACATAACCCCTCCCTTAGTTCAGTTCTGTGTTCATGGACTAACTTGGGAAAAATAATTGCAGATTAATTCTGCACTTGTTCTAATGCAGCTGTTAAAAGGTTTACAGTTGATTGACAGCAGGATTACTGGAGCTGAAAACTCTGGATTAGAACTGTAATATTCTTTTAAACTGGCCTGTGGAAGGTGGCATTTTATAAAAGCCAAAGCAGCGTGGCACAGAAATGGGGCTGTGAACTGTTCTGGTTTTATTCTGGGTTCAGGAGGAACCAAATGTGAAAtgacagaaatgcagcagagcagcaatttGGATTCCCCATACCAAGCACTTCCTATTTATAATTCTGTCAGTTCTTCACATTTCTGTGAAGTTTCAGTGCAAACTTATTTTGTCTGTCTTTAAACTCCTGCAGCCCCCTTGCTCTGTCCTGTTTGGTTCCCTTTGCTCCCTGCCACGTGTTAGCAACAAGAAACTTCCATTTCCCTTCTGAgttgtgaaataattttcaaaaaccccaaaaggaCATTGAGTTGTTGAGTGAGCTGGCAAGTATTGTGGGTTGTTTTGTAAGCCACACACAGACTGCAGATGTTGTAAAGAGTTTTAatcctggcagtgcctgtgccacagccagACTTTGGGATTCCCATGGTCTGTAATAGCAGGGAATTGTCAGTGGATTGTTCCCTTTCAATACCTGATGACTTTGCAATGTGTTCTGTTGCTAATTCCAGGTGCTTTCTGACCATAGTGAATTtacagtttggggttttctcttctttattaTAATTTAATTCCTTGACAGTTTATATTTTTGCTTGTGCTGAGCCCTGTTGTTCCATTGAGACTTACCTGTATAAAATTCCCTGGTTTCCATCAGTGCTTTCCAGAGTCAACTTCCCTAGCTGTGGCTTTGTCCTCAGTCAGGAGCAGCCCATCAGATGCAGCCCTGCATCTCCTCTAATCCTGCCTGCTTCTGCTTAAGCTCTGCCAGTACATTTTCCAGAACTGGGCTCCAGGCCTTTCCCTCCATAATGAATTAACCCACAACTCCTGTCCATGGAAGTGCAGCCAGCTGGTGAACTTTTAACAGAGCAGGATCAATAAAATGCATTCTTTGTGCTTCTCTTTGCCCCAGGGAAGCTGCCCAAAGGTTTCAGGGTGTCACTGTAAGCAAACAGGACATTTTTGCTCCTGGACAGAGGAAAAccactttatttcttttatgaaGGAATTAATAAagccttttcctgcagtttgATGCTGCTAATGCTTTAATttgtgggcagtgctgggggggATATGATTAAGGTGTCACTGtggggctcaggagctgctcacccAAAATCCTCAGCCCTTGGTGAGAGCTCAAATTGAAAAGCACCTGGAAAGGAATAATTGACCAAAAGCAGCCTTGCAGATTGGTTTCACTGGTGCACTGTGCAGGCGTGTGGGAAATAACCCTTGGAGGTGGGCAAGGCCCTGCAGCTGAACCTGTTGtttgctgtgctccagggaaccagtgcagagcaggacaatcgCTTCAGCAACAAGCAGAAGAAGCTGTTGAAGCAGTTGAAGTTTGCAGAATGCTTAGAAAAGAAGGTAAGTGGGGTGGGGGAATGGggagccaaacccagcagtcaCTTTTCACTGGGTATCAGGTGGAACTGAGGAATGTGAGGAATGCCTTCCCTGAAACCATACTGGAGCATATTTGGGATGTCCCCTTCAACATCAGGTGCAGCAGTGATATAAATGATCTGGTTGATGTACTAAATACCACCAGCAGGCTTTTGTGTAACATACAGCTTCAAAAGAAGTCAGCTTCCCAGCAAATACTGATTGATTTGGTGTTCTAAGCATCCTTAAATGCAGCCCCCCAAATTGCTGGGGTCTGGTGGACAGGGGAAGTGGTGAGCCTGGATCAAGACTTGCTTTGTCACtcaatttcatttcattcattTACTTGGGAGTGGCCAATAAACCGTACACAATCCAAGTTTcactttggttttttccctctctctgctcttGCCAGTACTTTATTAGGGTTTGCTAGAAACTATGTTTTGACTTCTGTTATCATCTCCAGGTTCTAATTTTGGCTGTTCAGGAGAGGGAAGTCTCTATtagggaagaaataaaagggtATCAAAGGTGTGCTTTGATTAGACTATAACCTCTGCTGAACAGCAGCAAAGTGGTTTGAGACAAAACTAGGCTGAGGTAGTTATGAAGCAGCAAAAAATTCATTCTTCAGTGaaagaattcagaaaaaatGTTGTGTTTCTGCTGGCTTTTTGATACAGGTGGACATGAGCAAAGTAAATCTGGAAGTAATCAAACCATGGATAACAAAACGAGTAACAGAAATCCTTGGATTTGAAGATGATGTAGTAATTGAATTTATATTCAACCAGTTGGAAGTGAAGGTAACAATTTTGTTGTGGATATTGTTTCTAAATGTGTAACATAATTATTTATGAATTCTATTGAATCTGTGAATTTCTCAAGTACAGTTAGGAGGGGTTTTGTTACTTTgtatatttttgaaagaaattcaCTGTGTAACAGCTGTAAGGCTGCAAGTTTAGTGAAGGTGCATAGTTTGCAAACTGCTCAGGTGAAAAATCAAACTTACtgttttaattttgctgttACATGTTAAGTTACTTTGACAGCAATTTTCTAATGATGATGTGATTTATGATTTAAAAGGCCTGAACCAAAATGGAAGTTATTCCTTGCGTCTGAAGTATAGCACCATCACCTTATTAGGTCACAGCAGAGTGAGTGTCCAATGTCGCTCTGACCCAACTCCCTTGATGATGCAGTGTGTGTTTGGAGGTGAGTTGTGTAAAGTGGCCGAACCAAAACATCCAGGAAAGAGCAATTGGGCAAAGCTTTACACTGCTCTTGAAATTACTGTAAAGTAGCTCAGGGTTTGTGTGCAGCATGAGGGGAATTCTGAATTGATCCGATGGTAATTTAATGGAGAGTGCTGGAGTCAGTGTAGACACCACATCTATAGCCAtgttaatttttccttttgctaaTTGCTGTAGGCAGTATTTACAAATAGTATTTCTATTTGCTGTAGTTAACCTTCAGACTGATACACCGGATCATTTAATGCAGTAAACTTCATGTGAAGGCTATGAATAACATGAGGTGGTAATAAACTCAGTTTTTGTTAATATCTGCCACTGTGCCACT from the Melospiza georgiana isolate bMelGeo1 chromosome 24, bMelGeo1.pri, whole genome shotgun sequence genome contains:
- the NCMAP gene encoding noncompact myelin-associated protein, with translation MTTATPLTNNTQLSVNVTTKSQEHNLYQSSGAIVAAIVVGVIVIFTVVLLILKTYNRRMRVRRELEPKGSKLAVPPPVGHSSHSLAQQPSVTFIPVDIHLQSR